From a region of the Rhinopithecus roxellana isolate Shanxi Qingling chromosome 8, ASM756505v1, whole genome shotgun sequence genome:
- the RXRG gene encoding retinoic acid receptor RXR-gamma isoform X3 produces the protein MNYPSTSPGSLVKHICAICGDRSSGKHYGVYSCEGCKGFFKRTIRKDLIYTCRDNKDCLIDKRQRNRCQYCRYQKCLVMGMKREAVQEERQRSRERAESEAECASSGHEDMPVERILEAELAVEPKTESYGDMNMENSTNDPVTNICHAADKQLFTLVEWAKRIPHFSDLTLEDQVILLRAGWNELLIASFSHRSVSVQDGILLATGLHVHRSSAHSAGVGSIFDRVLTELVSKMKDMQMDKSELGCLRAIVLFNPDAKGLSNPSEVETLREKVYATLEAYTKQKYPEQPGRFAKLLLRLPALRSIGLKCLEHLFFFKLIGDTPIDTFLMEMLETPLQIT, from the exons GAAAGCACTATGGGGTGTACAGTTGTGAAGGCTGCAAAGGGTTCTTCAAGAGGACGATAAGGAAGGACCTCATCTACACGTGTCGGGATAATAAAGACTGTCTCATTGACAAGCGTCAGCGCAACCGCTGCCAGTACTGTCGCTATCAGAAGTGCCTTGTCATGGGCATGAAGAGGGAAG CTGTGCAAGAAGAAAGACAGAGGAGCCGGGAGCGAGCTGAGAGTGAGGCAGAATGTGCCAGTAGTGGTCATGAAGACATGCCTGTGGAGAGGATTCTAGAAGCTGAACTTGCTGTTGAACCAAAGACAGAATCCTATGGTGACATGAACATGGAGAACTCG aCAAATGACCCTGTTACCAACATATGTCATGCTGCTGACAAGCAGCTTTTCACCCTCGTTGAATGGGCCAAGCGTATTCCCCACTTCTCTGACCTCACCTTGGAGGACCAGGTCATTTTGCTTCGGGCAG GGTGGAATGAATTGCTGATTGCCTCTTTCTCCCACCGCTCAGTTTCCGTGCAGGATGGCATCCTTCTGGCCACGGGTTTACATGTCCACCGGAGCAGTGCCCATAGTGCTGGGGTCGGCTCCATCTTTGACAG AGTTCTAACTGAGCTGGTTTCCAAAATGAAAGACATGCAGATGGACAAGTCGGAGCTGGGGTGCCTGCGAGCCATTGTGCTCTTTAACCCAG ATGCCAAGGGCCTGTCCAACCCCTCTGAGGTGGAGACTCTGCGAGAGAAGGTTTATGCCACCCTCGAGGCCTACACCAAGCAGAAGTATCCGGAACAGCCAGGCAG GTTTGCCAAGCTGCTGCTGCGCCTCCCAGCTCTGCGCTCCATTGGCTTGAAATGTCTGGAGCACCTCTTCTTCTTCAAGCTCATCGGGGACACCCCCATTGACACCTTCCTCATGGAGATGTTGGAGACCCCgttgcagatcacctga